In Crassostrea angulata isolate pt1a10 chromosome 6, ASM2561291v2, whole genome shotgun sequence, a genomic segment contains:
- the LOC128189034 gene encoding G-protein coupled receptor 157-like, giving the protein MSSNNSSSVNITVSDRVSLPQSVLICTFVSSSLSIIGAVVIFITYCLVTVAKNQTRRLLVYLTIADLMTAVGNLIGASRYALRNETEYLTSRHQMQNTCITTNAVCEVQSFVTTFSSLSSFFWTSIIMVHIMMTLITQREWSNLRNRVIYHCVSWGVPLGITFLALSYDVLGEDFFTNTGPWCWIKGCLHQPKVFLWMTLTGKGWEILTYFLTMTFYIIMKIYMWKKRLRFRDRSHHYLREEDELYILIFFVIIILRAAGTIRFLYAIVEDTNNTPDTFDMILLHIQSFGDSAQAFANCILFCFRDTAVRQDMWNRVRGIGKPMRGEAPLLENTVN; this is encoded by the exons ATGTCTTCCAATAATTCTAGCTCGGTGAACATTACTGTCTCCGACCGGGTCTCGCTGCCACAGTCGGTGCTTATTTGTACATTTGTGAGTAGTTCACTGTCCATTATTGGTGCAGTGGTTATTTTCATTACGTATTGTCTAGTCACAGTGGCTAAAAACCAAACGAGGCGGCTTCTGGTGTACTTGACTATTGCGGACTTAATGACTGCGGTTGGAAACCTTATTGGAGCATCGCGCTACGCCCTCAGAAATGAGACAGAATATCTTACAAGTCGTCATCAAATGCAAAATACTTGTATTACGACAAATGCAGTGTGCGAGGTACAAAGCTTCGTTACGACGTTTTCATCCTTGTCTTCTTTTTTCTGGACGTCTATCATCATGGTACACATTATGATGACCCTAATCACCCAGCGAGAGTGGTCCAATCTCCGTAACAGGGTGATCTACCATTGTGTATCGTGGGGAGTACCAC TGGGTATAACATTCCTAGCTCTTTCATACGACGTTCTTGGAGAAGATTTCTTCACTAACACCGGTCCATGGTGCTGGATTAAAGGGTGTCTACACCAACCCAAAGTTTTTCTATGGATGACATTGACCGGAAAAGGCTGGGAAATCCTTACCTATTTTCTTACCATGACATTTTACATAATAATGAAAATCTACATGTGGAAAAAG CGTTTGCGCTTCAGAGACAGAAGCCACCATTACCTGAGGGAAGAGGACGAGTTGTATATTCTGATCTTCTTCGTCATCATTATTCTCCGCGCAGCAGGAACTATCCGCTTTTTGTACGCCATCGTCGAAGATACCAACAACACTCCGGATACCTTCGATATGATTCTTCTTCATATCCAAAGCTTTGGAGACAGCGCACAGGCGTTTGCTAACTGTATCCTTTTCTGCTTCCGAGACACAGCAGTGCGTCAGGATATGTGGAATCGAGTCCGAGGGATAGGTAAACCCATGCGTGGTGAGGCGCCGTTACTTGAAAATACGGTGAATTAA